In a single window of the Clarias gariepinus isolate MV-2021 ecotype Netherlands chromosome 16, CGAR_prim_01v2, whole genome shotgun sequence genome:
- the ddx5 gene encoding probable ATP-dependent RNA helicase DDX5 isoform X1: MPGYSDRDRSRDRSYGGSYNSGPPRFGGSRNGPSSGKKFGSPGDRLRKKHWNLDELPKFEKNFYQEHPEVARRSTQEVDQYRRSKEITVRGRDCPKPTINFHEASFPSYVMDVINKQNWTEPTPIQAQGWPLALSGKDMVGIAQTGSGKTLSYLLPAIVHINHQPFLERGDGPICLVLAPTRELAQQVQQVAVEYGKSSRLKSTCIYGGAPKGPQIRDLERGVEICIATPGRLIDFLEAGKTNLRRCTYLVLDEADRMLDMGFEPQIRKIVDQIRPDRQTLMWSATWPKEVRQLAEDFLKDYVQINVGALQLSANHNILQIVDVCNDGEKEDKLLRLLEEIMSEKENKTIIFVETKRKCDDLTRRMRRDGWPAMGIHGDKSQQERDWVLNEFKFGKAPILIATDVASRGLDVEDIKFVINFDYPNNSEDYIHRIGRTARSQKTGTAYTFFTPNNFKQAHELVSVLREANQAINPKLIQMAEDRGGRSRGGRGGGYRDDRRDRYSGGRRDYNNYSQDSRSNDRGYDSGPKKAFSTKTQNGAAYSNGTNAYNGNSNGGFNGAYNGQSNFNGAQTSNFGNPSFQNKQFSANQGAAQNSANHNAQFPFNPQQQPAQPMMPFSMPPPNFP; the protein is encoded by the exons ATGCCCGGTTATTCCGACAGAGACCGCAGCCGCGACAGAAG TTATGGCGGCAGTTACAACAGCGGGCCTCCGCGGTTTGGTGGGAGTCGAAATGGTCCCTCTTCCGGGAAGAAGTTTGGTAGTCCAGGAGACCGACTGCGCAAGAAACACTGGAACCTGGACGAGCTGCCCAAATTCGAGAAGAACTTTTACCAGGAGCACCCGGAAGTAGCGCGCAGGTCCACG CAAGAAGTTGATCAGTACAGAAGGAGCAAAGAGATTACAGTCAGAGGGAGAGACTGTCCTAAACCTACAATTAATTTTCATGAAGCCAGTTTTCCCT CTTATGTCATGGATGTGATCAATAAACAGAACTGGACTGAACCAACTCCAATCCAAGCTCAGGGGTGGCCCCTGGCACTTAGCGGCAAAGACATGGTTGGCATTGCGCAGACTGGATCTGGCAAAACGCTTTCG tattTGCTTCCTGCTATTGTGCACATAAACCACCAACCATTCCTGGAACGTGGAGATGGACCTATT TGCCTGGTGTTGGCTCCTACTCGTGAGTTGGCCCAACAAGTCCAGCAGGTTGCAGTGGAGTATGGCAAATCCTCACGCCTCAAGTCGACTTGCATCTATGGTGGAGCCCCTAAAGGACCACAAATTCGTGACCTAGAGAgag GAGTTGAAATCTGCATTGCTACTCCTGGGAGACTTATTGACTTCCTGGAAGCTGGAAAGACAAATCTGCGCAGATGCACATACCTGGTGCTGGATGAGGCTGACAGAATGCTGGACATGGGTTTTGAGCCCCAAATCCGAAAAATTGTTGACCAGATCAGG CCGGACAGACAGACTCTGATGTGGAGCGCTACCTGGCCCAAAGAGGTGCGTCAGTTGGCTGAGGACTTTTTGAAAGATTATGTCCAGATCAATGTTGGAGCTTTGCAGCTCAGTGCCAACCACAATATCCTGCAGATAGTGGATGTATGCAATGATGGAGAGAAGGAGGACAA GTTGCTGCGTCTGCTCGAGGAGATCATGAGTGAAAAGGAGAACAAGACTATTATCTTTGTAGAAACCAAGAGGAAGTGTGATGACCTTACAAGAAGGATGCGCAGAGATGG GTGGCCTGCAATGGGTATCCATGGAGACAAAAGCCAGCAGGAGAGAGACTGGGTGCTTAATG AATTCAAGTTTGGCAAAGCACCCATTCTTATCGCTACAGACGTGGCATCAAGAGGTCTAg ATGTCGAGGATATCAAGTTTGTAATAAATTTCGATTATCCCAACAACTCCGAGGACTACATCCACCGCATTGGTCGCACAGCTCGCAGCCAGAAAACAGGAACGGCCTACACTTTCTTCACGCCCAACAACTTCAAGCAGGCACACGAACTGGTCTCTGTCCTCCGTGAAGCAAACCAGGCAATCAACCCCAAACTCATCCAGATGGCAGAAGACAGAGGAG gtcgTTCAAGGGGCGGTCGAGGTGGCGGGTATAGAGATGATCGGCGGGATCGTTACTCTGGAGGTAGACGGGACTATAATAACTACAGCCAAGACAGTCGCAGCAATGATCGTGGTTATGACAGCGGACCAAAGAAAGCCTTCAGTACCAAGACACAAAACGGGGCAGCGTACAGTAATGGGACCAATGCTTACAATGGGAACAGTAATGGTGGCTTTAACGGGGCTTATAATGGACAGTCCAACTTTAATGGCGCTCAGACTTCTAATTTTGGAAACCCGAGTTTCCAGAACAAGCAGTTTAGTGCCAACCAGGGAGCTGCTCAGAACAGTGCAAATCACAACGCACAGTTTCCCTTCAACCCTCAGCAGCAGCCAGCACAGCCCATGATGCCCTTTTCCATGCCCCCACCTAACTTTCCCTAG
- the ddx5 gene encoding probable ATP-dependent RNA helicase DDX5 isoform X2 yields MPGYSDRDRSRDRSYGGSYNSGPPRFGGSRNGPSSGKKFGSPGDRLRKKHWNLDELPKFEKNFYQEHPEVARRSTQEVDQYRRSKEITVRGRDCPKPTINFHEASFPSYVMDVINKQNWTEPTPIQAQGWPLALSGKDMVGIAQTGSGKTLSYLLPAIVHINHQPFLERGDGPICLVLAPTRELAQQVQQVAVEYGKSSRLKSTCIYGGAPKGPQIRDLERGVEICIATPGRLIDFLEAGKTNLRRCTYLVLDEADRMLDMGFEPQIRKIVDQIRPDRQTLMWSATWPKEVRQLAEDFLKDYVQINVGALQLSANHNILQIVDVCNDGEKEDKLLRLLEEIMSEKENKTIIFVETKRKCDDLTRRMRRDGWPAMGIHGDKSQQERDWVLNEFKFGKAPILIATDVASRGLDVEDIKFVINFDYPNNSEDYIHRIGRTARSQKTGTAYTFFTPNNFKQAHELVSVLREANQAINPKLIQMAEDRGGKSNWSFKGRSRWRV; encoded by the exons ATGCCCGGTTATTCCGACAGAGACCGCAGCCGCGACAGAAG TTATGGCGGCAGTTACAACAGCGGGCCTCCGCGGTTTGGTGGGAGTCGAAATGGTCCCTCTTCCGGGAAGAAGTTTGGTAGTCCAGGAGACCGACTGCGCAAGAAACACTGGAACCTGGACGAGCTGCCCAAATTCGAGAAGAACTTTTACCAGGAGCACCCGGAAGTAGCGCGCAGGTCCACG CAAGAAGTTGATCAGTACAGAAGGAGCAAAGAGATTACAGTCAGAGGGAGAGACTGTCCTAAACCTACAATTAATTTTCATGAAGCCAGTTTTCCCT CTTATGTCATGGATGTGATCAATAAACAGAACTGGACTGAACCAACTCCAATCCAAGCTCAGGGGTGGCCCCTGGCACTTAGCGGCAAAGACATGGTTGGCATTGCGCAGACTGGATCTGGCAAAACGCTTTCG tattTGCTTCCTGCTATTGTGCACATAAACCACCAACCATTCCTGGAACGTGGAGATGGACCTATT TGCCTGGTGTTGGCTCCTACTCGTGAGTTGGCCCAACAAGTCCAGCAGGTTGCAGTGGAGTATGGCAAATCCTCACGCCTCAAGTCGACTTGCATCTATGGTGGAGCCCCTAAAGGACCACAAATTCGTGACCTAGAGAgag GAGTTGAAATCTGCATTGCTACTCCTGGGAGACTTATTGACTTCCTGGAAGCTGGAAAGACAAATCTGCGCAGATGCACATACCTGGTGCTGGATGAGGCTGACAGAATGCTGGACATGGGTTTTGAGCCCCAAATCCGAAAAATTGTTGACCAGATCAGG CCGGACAGACAGACTCTGATGTGGAGCGCTACCTGGCCCAAAGAGGTGCGTCAGTTGGCTGAGGACTTTTTGAAAGATTATGTCCAGATCAATGTTGGAGCTTTGCAGCTCAGTGCCAACCACAATATCCTGCAGATAGTGGATGTATGCAATGATGGAGAGAAGGAGGACAA GTTGCTGCGTCTGCTCGAGGAGATCATGAGTGAAAAGGAGAACAAGACTATTATCTTTGTAGAAACCAAGAGGAAGTGTGATGACCTTACAAGAAGGATGCGCAGAGATGG GTGGCCTGCAATGGGTATCCATGGAGACAAAAGCCAGCAGGAGAGAGACTGGGTGCTTAATG AATTCAAGTTTGGCAAAGCACCCATTCTTATCGCTACAGACGTGGCATCAAGAGGTCTAg ATGTCGAGGATATCAAGTTTGTAATAAATTTCGATTATCCCAACAACTCCGAGGACTACATCCACCGCATTGGTCGCACAGCTCGCAGCCAGAAAACAGGAACGGCCTACACTTTCTTCACGCCCAACAACTTCAAGCAGGCACACGAACTGGTCTCTGTCCTCCGTGAAGCAAACCAGGCAATCAACCCCAAACTCATCCAGATGGCAGAAGACAGAGGAGGTAAATCCAATTG gtcgTTCAAGGGGCGGTCGAGGTGGCGGGTATAG
- the pglyrp6 gene encoding peptidoglycan recognition protein 6 — protein sequence MDLRYRWMIFLCVLVVQCFTDDINTKHMNNFIKAVEQIESENPGLQTVAVLRGLRKAAGIDTPFIQHYLGSLTDAESLVIKSPLDEYISNVLKHRVVQEFEEGVVLTEDGTTVALIPLLLGLEAGVKSSSWPRVPGLYPLTLTKNLAVSFLQHSKTQSSSSLHLGPNGCWDNVRNPQVFTLSGAPSSVTEALINGGMDGMILGKHVAKPNKHQQTLSSLLRRYYTHRLNSRGLDAAPTLISRLRRSNFGKLVNLDSLRKQVTKALNIYQRLHKYEKKSNKRNKQIDMDEGLRTFVHRYIDCPAIIPRCMWEAQPYRGTPTLLSLPLSFLYIHHTYEPSQPCLSFQQCSQDMRSMQRFHQDDRGWDDIGYSFVAGSDGYVYEGRGWHWQGAHTKGQNSKGYGVSFIGDYMTSIPSQRSMDLVRNQLAKCATEGGRLISNFTIHAHRQLVSTSCPGDAFYKEIKGWEHFGEVKQ from the exons ATGGATTTACGATACAGATGGATGATTTTTCTGTGTGTGCTGGTAGTCCAGTGTTTCACAGATG ACATCAACACAAAGCACATGAACAACTTCATTAAAGCAGTGGAGCAAATCGAGTCGGAGAACCCTGGGCTCCAGACTGTAGCGGTTCTGAGGGGTTTGCGTAAAGCTGCTGGTATTGACACGCCATTTATCCAGCATTATCTCGGTTCCCTCACTGACGCAGAGAGTCTTGTAATAAAGTCACCACTCGATGAGTACATCTCCAACGTTCTTAAACACAGAGTGGTGCAGGAATTCGAGGAAGGTGTCGTCCTCACCGAAGATGGAACCACTGTGGCTCTAATTCCTCTTCTGTTGGGCCTTGAAGCCGGTGTGAAATCCAGCTCCTGGCCACGTGTGCCTGGTCTCTACCCTCTTACTCTCACCAAGAACCTAGCTGTCTCATTCCTTCAGCATTCCAAAACTCAATCTTCCTCCTCATTACATCTAGGTCCTAATGGTTGTTGGGACAATGTGAGAAATCCTCAGGTCTTCACTCTTTCTGGTGCGCCCTCCTCGGTCACAGAAGCTCTAATAAATGGAGGCATGGATGGAATGATTTTAGGGAAGCATGTTGCTAAACCTAACAAACACCAGCAAACATTGAGTAGCCTCCTTAGACGGTACTACACCCATCGGCTGAACAGCAGAGGGCTTGACGCAGCACCCACTCTGATCAGCCGGCTTCGCAGAAGCAACTTTGGGAAGCTGGTCAACCTCGATTCACTCAGAAAGCAAGTAACTAAGGCTCTGAATATATATCAAAGGCTGCATAAATATGAGAAGAAATcgaacaaaagaaacaaacaaatagataTGGACGAAGGGCTGAGGACGTTTGTTCACAGGTACATAG ACTGTCCAGCCATCATTCCACGTTGCATGTGGGAAGCTCAGCCCTACCGTGGTACTCCCACTTTGCTGTCCCTTCCTCTATCCTTCCTATATATCCATCATACTTATGAGCCGTCCCAGCCATGTCTGTCTTTCCAGCAATGCTCGCAAGACATGAGGTCTATGCAGAGGTTCCATCAGGACGACCGTGGCTGGGACGACATTGGATACAG CTTTGTTGCTGGTTCTGATGGCTACGTTTATGAAGGGCGTGGCTGGCACTGGCAGGGTGCCCACACCAAAGGCCAAAACTCTAAAGGTTACGGAGTCTCCTTCATAGGTGACTACATGACCAGCATCCCTTCCCAGCGCTCCATGGATCTAGTTAGGAACCAGTTGGCAAAGTGTGCCACAGAGGGAGGGAGGCTGATTTCAAACTTCACCATACATGCGCATAGACAGCTGGTGAGCACATCCTGCCCTGGAGATGCCTTTTACAAGGAAATTAAAGGATGGGAGCACTTTGGG GAGGTTAAGCAGTAA